CGCCGCACAATGGTTGCAATTTTCTGGACGGCCTCTTCCATCTGCTCCACCGTATTGCCGTAGCCGAAGCTCAGCCGTATCGCGGAAGCCGTGACTTCTTCAGGCAGGCGCATGGCTTTCAGCACGTGGGATACTTCGAGCGAACCGGACGTGCAGGCGGAGCCGCTGGCTGCGGCGACACCCTCCAGGTCCAGATTCATCAGCATGCTCTCCGTACCGACACCCGGAAAGCTGACGTTCAAAATATGCGGCGAGCGATGAACCGGATCTCCGTTGATGACAAACGAATCTGCGAGTTGAGACTCAAGCCCATCTACTAATACTTGACGTAGTTTTTCCAAGTTTTGTTGCAATTCATGCATCGATTCGCCATAAATTTGCAAAGCTTTGGCAAATCCGACAATTCCCGCTACGTTTTCCGTGCCGGGACGCCGCTTGCGCTCCTGATTGCCTCCGTACAGCAGAGGAGAAATCTTCACTTTCGGAGCGATGTACAAAGCGCCGATCCCTTTGGGCCCGTTGATTTTATGTGCGGAGAAGCTGGCAAGGTCGACAGGCAGTTCGCTTAAGGTAAGCGGAACATGGCCGAGCGCCTGCACCGCATCCGTATGAAAAAGCACTCCATGCCTGCGGGCCAACTCCCCGATGGCTTCTATATGCTGAATCGTACCCACTTCATTGTTGACATACATGATGGTGATCAGGATCGTATCGGGGCGAATCGCTTGCTCCACATCCTCAACGGAAACGAGACCGGCCGGGTTTACCGGCAAGTACGTCACCTCATAGCCCAATCTCTCCAGCCGCTCGCATGCGTGCAGTACGGCATGATGTTCGATTTGCGACGTGATGATATGCCGCCCCTTCTCACGCAGCGCCTCGGCAGCCCCGAAAATCGCCGTATTGTCGCTTTCCGTGCCGCCGCTTGTAAACATAAGCTCACCCGGACGGCAGCCGAGCGATTCGGCGATTGAATCCCTGCTCGCATTTATGGCAGCCCGCGCTTCCCGGCCGAAGCCGTGCGTGCTTGAGGCGTTTCCGTAAATGTTACTATAATAGGGCAGCATCGCTTCAAGCACTTCCGGCCGGACCGGAGTCGTTGCCGCATGATCCAAGTAAATATTCATTCGCTTCACCGTTAAATGTAAAACATATAGTTGTCTTGTTTGCCCTCATCCTTGAATGAAATGAGATCGGCCAGCGTTGTCGAATCAAGCACCTCGGCGATGCTGTCGCGAATCCGGATCCACAGGTTCCGCTTCGCGGGATCGTCCTCTTCGGTAAAATCGACCGGGCTGATCGGTCCTTCCAGCACGCGGATAACATCGCCTGAAGAAATCTCCTCCGGCATTTTCGACAGTATATATCCTCCGTAAGCCCCGCGGATGCTTTTCACTAAACCGGCATTTCGCAAAGGCGCTACAAGTTGCTCCAAATAATGCTCGGAAAGCTGGTGCTTCTCCGCAATACTTTTCAAAGAGGTGGGGCCTTCTCCGTATTTGGTCGCGAGTTCCATCATGATGGTCAGTCCATAACGGCCTTTTGTAGAAATCTTCAAAACTAGCACCTCATTCGCATCGACGATATCTATATAGGATTGCCAAAAATCCCGCAAACATTTCATACATATCTGTATCATTTCTATGGTATCATAATTCCGCTTATTGTGGGAGAAAAACCGTGACATATTCATGAAATATTTTATTATTTCGCATAACCTATGTATAATGGAGGGATAGATCTTTTTGGGGACCCCCCAGCAACAAGAAAGGCGGTGTCATCGTAATGAGCAAAAAAGCACGTGTCGTGCTCGGCATGTCCGGCGGAGTCGATTCTTCCGTTTCCGCGCTTCTTCTGAAGGAACAGGGCTACGAGGTGATCGGCGTATTTATGAAAAATTGGGACGATACGGACGAATTCGGCCATTGCACGGCCGAGGAAGACGCGGAGGATGTGCGCCGCGTTTGCGCCCAAATCGGAATCCCTTATTATACGGTCAATTTCGAAAAGCAGTACTACGATAAAGTGTTCGCTTATTTTCTCGACGAATACCGGAAAGGCCGCACGCCGAATCCGGATGTGATGTGCAACAGGGAAATCAAATTCGGCGAGTTTTTGCAAAAGGCGATCGAGCTGGGCGCCGATTATTTGGCGACCGGCCATTATGCCCGAGTGGAGCAAAAGGACGGCGTTTACCGGCTGCTCCGCGGCGTCGACGCCGGCAAAGATCAAACCTATTTCCTGAACGCGCTGAACCAGGCTCAGCTGTCGAAAGCGATGTTCCCGATCGGCCATTTGCCGAAATCGGAGGTGCGCCGTTTGGCTGCCGAAGCGGGGCTTGCAACAGCCAAGAAAAAAGACAGCACCGGCGTCTGTTTCATCGGCGAGCGCAATTTCAAGGAGTTTCTGAGCGGCTATCTGCCCGCCCGCTCCGGCGAAATGCGCACGTGGGACGGCGAGCTGAAGGGCCGCCACGACGGCCTGATGTACTACACGCTCGGACAGCGCCAAGGACTCGGCATCGGCGGCTCGGGCACGGGCGAACCATGGTTTGTCGCCGGAAAAGACCTGGAGCGCAACATTTTGTACGTCGTGCAAGGAGAGCAGCATCCGAGTCTGTATTCAACCGGACTTGTCGCCAGCGATTTGAACTGGATCAGCGGCAAACTGCCGGAGGGCGAATTCAAGTGCACGGCGAAATTCCGCTACCGCCAGCCCGACCAAGACGTAACGGTAAAGTTTTTGGGAGGCGGCCGCTGCGAAGTCACATTCGACGAGAAGCAAAAAGCGGTCACGCCGGGGCAGTCGGTTGTTTTTTACAGCGGTGAAGAGTGCTTGGGCGGCGCCGTCATCGATACGGTCGTGCCGCTTGATGCACGGTACGCTTTGACCGGGCTCGCCCAGGTGTAATTGGCGGCGCGGCAAGCAAAGTGGAGATTCAAAAAGCGAGGTGGTTCCAGTATTCTGGAATGCCTCGCTTTTTTCACGTTGGCGCTGCGTCAGGACGACAAGCCGATACCTTCGCCGCTTATGCGGTGATCTTCGCCTTTTTTAACCACGATGCGCGAAATTCTCAAATGATCGGTCTCGTCGATGATAAATTCGAGCTGACCGTGTACGATTTTTTGGTGCTTTTTAGGGGGGATCTCCGTTTGCGAGTATATCCAGCCGCCGATCGTATCGTAATCGTCCGATTCGATTTGCAGCTGGAAAAAGCTGTTGACTTCCTCGATCAGCATGCGTCCGTCTATGGAATATGTACCGTCTTCCCGCTTCTCGATTTGCGGACGTTCCTCGTCAAATTCATCCTGGATTTCGCCGACGATCTCCTCGATGATGTCCTCAAACGTAACGAGACCGGAGGTTCCGCCGTATTCGTCGATCAGCAGCGCCATTTGCGCCTTCTTCTTTTGCATCAGCTTGAGCAGATCGCTGATCTGCATCGATTCGGGAACGCCCATGATCGGCCTGGCGATCGATTTGATATTTTCGAAGCTCTCTTCCGTCTTGAGCAAATCCTTAATATGCACGAACCCGATGATATTGTCTTTGTCCGGATCGCAAACCGGATAACGTGTGTGCATCTCGGAAATGGCGATCGCCTTGTTTTCCTCGTACGACAGATTTGCATATAGACAGATCATATCGGTGCGCGGGATGCGGATTTCCCGGGCTGTCGTTTCGGCAAATTCAAATATATTGTCAACAAGCGTAAGCTCGGTGTTGTCTATGAGCCCGCTTTTGTTGCTTTCCTTCATCAGTATGCGAATCTCTTCTTCGTTGTGCGCCGATTCGCGCTTCTCCTTCGGTTCGATGCCTGACCTGCGCAGCATCCAGTTCGAAACGCCGTTCAGAAACCAGATAAAAGGGTACATCAGCTTGTAAAAAATCATCATCGGAGCAGCAGACAGAAGCGTCACCTGTTCCGATTTGCGAATCGCGTATGTTTTGGGGAACTGTTCTCCCAAGGTGATGTGAAGCGCGGTGATGAATGCAAATGCGATGATAAAGGAGATGGTATGAATGACCGGCTCAGGCAGACCGAACGTGGATAAAAGCGGTCTCAGCAAACGCGCCGCGGCCGGTTCTCCGAGCCATCCAAGTCCGAGAGACGCCAAAGTAATGCCAAGCTGACATGCCGATAAATAGGCGTCCAAATTGGAAATGACCGCCCGTGCGAACTTTGCCCTTACGTTGCCGTGCTGAACAAGCGTGTCGATGCGGCTTTGCCGGACTTTCACCATCGCGAATTCGGCAGCGACGAAAAATCCGTTCAAAAACACCAGCAGCAAGACCAAACTTATGCTGAGCCAGGTCGGTATCGGGTCACTGCTCAATGAGCTTCCTGCCGCCCCTAAGGGGAGACAGGTTCACCTCCTAAAAGTTTTTTCGGAGATAAAACTTACTTCGTAAGCATCGGCTGAGTCGAACTATGTATTACTAAGGTATATACCTGCAGGCATGACCCTATGACACTATGCGCAAAAATCCGCTGATGAAGTCCAAGCGGAAATTTCCGCAATTTCGGGTTCGAGGCTGCCATAGGGTTGCCGAAAGGTCCCTGCAGGTTAGCTCGGATCGGGCGAGTGGCTTGTATTCTGTTTAAAACCTTCCAAAAATACGGCGACAACCTTCATGGTTTCATCCATATCGGCCTGCCGCAAAGATTCGTTGGCGAGCAATAGCGCCGTTTCATTCAAACCGCCTGAAATAAAATGGGTCAATATATCCAGGGGAACCTTCGCAAAGCATCCCTGGCGCTGCATAATCTCAAGCTGCTCCCGGAGCAAACGCATGGAATGGTTTTTGTCCATTTCACGCCAAACTTCCCACCCCAGAATCGCAGGCCCGTCAATCAGCATAATCCGCCGATTCCGCTCTTCGACGGCAGCCATAAGGAAAGCGCGGCAACCCAGGTACAGCTGCTGCCATACATCTTCGCTGCCCGACGCCTCCCGCTCCACTCTTTCGGCGACCTCTCGCTGGACATCTTCCAGCACGATGCGAAACAATTCCTTCTTGCTGCGAAAATGATGATAAACCGCTCCCCGCGTCAAATTCGCTTCTTGTACGATCGATTCCAGAGCCGCATTGGCATATCCATGCTCGGTAAAATGTGTTCTGGCTACTTCCATCAGTTTTCGAATCGTCTCGTTTGTCTCCTCTTTGCTTCTTCTCATCGTAGGCAAGTTCTCCTGTCGCAAAACGTTTGCTTCTTTATTTCCATATCTCTTCCGTGTACTGACTGCCATAGCTATCCGTCGGAGGGATGACGGTGATGACATCGATCAATATGCCGTTCGGATCGGATGTGATGAAATGCCGCTAGCCAAAATCCTCGTTGCGGATATCGTACTCCAAAGGAAGCTGGGCTTTACGTATTAGCCGTTCGTATTCAGCATCAACGTCCTCCACTTCAAAGTTAAGGATCAACCCCCTTGCCTTCGCCCGATAAGCCTCGGGAATAGTCGGGTGAGCGGCATCGAGAATAGCCAGCTCGAACGGAGTGCCGGAGCCGGACATTTTTAAGCTTACGTACCATTCCGCCTCAAAAACCTGCTCGAATCCAAAGTGCTCCACGTAAAATGCGGATGTGGCGGCGACTCGGTCAGTCAAAACTACTGGATAAAAGCTGGATATTTTCACAATAAAAACCCCTTTCGGTTGTTATGTCTTTATATTAACATACATACTGTATGTATGTAAATTACGATTTGCAGTTTTCGTTCGATTCTATCAAGCTGCGGGTGGATCGATCGGACTGCCGGGCAGACTCGCCGAACCTGAAGGGTTTCAAATGGCAAGTTATATCGCCGGCGTCGTGGTCATGCTCGCTGGCTTCTACTTGTTAGGACTCGTCAAGCCATGGGGGAAAACCATTCCGTCATGGATGCCGCTGATTAGTGGAAAAGACGTCCATCCTCTTCTCTTATTGGTCCCCACGCTCATTGGCTGCGCTTTCGATTGTATTCGATTTCCTCAAATTTTGAGCTGAAATAAGGAGATGTCGGAGTGCGGAATGAATCGATATTAGTGGTTGATGATGAGGCAGGCTTTCTAATTATGCTTGAGAATCTTTTTCGTAAAGAAGGATATACCCGGATTACGAAAGCCGGTTCCTCCGAAGAGGCACTTATGGCCATGAGAACGACACGTTTTGACATGATCGTTCTGGATGTCATGCTGCCAGATATGGATGGATTTTCCCTGTGCACGGAAATACGCAAGACCATTACAACCCCTATTTTGTTTCTAACTGCCCGATCCAGCGATATGGATAAGCTGCAGGGGCTATTCTTAGGCGGAGACGATTATGTAACCAAACCGTTCAAACCGCTGGAAGTTATTGCGCGGATTCAAGCTCATTTGAGACGAAGCGCTTGTATGCATCTGATGTCATAAGCGTGGAGAATGTGTACCGGTACGATGCGTTTACCCTTAATCGGACTACCGGACAGCTTATCGTGGGCAATGTGGAGATTCCTTGTCCGGCCAAGGAACTTGAACTGCTGCTGTATTTTTGCAAACATCCGAACCGGGTGTTCACTGCTCAGCAACTATATGAGCAAGTCTGGGGCACCATGGTGCAAGGGGATGAAAAAACGGTCGTAATCCATATTTCCAGACTCCGAAAGAAGCTTGAGGTCGATCCAACCCGTCCCAAACTGATCGTCACACTGCGAGGAATCGGATACAAGTTCGTTCCGCCCACAGGAGGTTAATTCCGTGAACTTGTACTTCGCATAGCGCTACAGCTCCAGACGGCTTTTTTTGTTTTGATCGTTTGCATTCAAGCGATAACGATCGTTACGGCCTGGTTGTTTTGGCCACAATTGTTGTCCGGGATCGTTCGGTCTTTGTGGTGACCTTGTGCGTCATGCTCTTTCTTCTAACCTTGCTCCTTATTGGTTGGTATCTCGGGAAGCCGATTTAAGGAATTTCTTTCAATCATTCATCAAAAAGTGGTTCATCTGCAAGAAATGGTACAGGATCTTAATGAAACGCCTCATGGACAAATTCCTTTAATAGCCGAGGAAGCGGATATCATGGAGTTCGTGCGCAGAACGGTGGCAGATGTCAGCTGTGCACCTTGGGCGACCGGTTATCTATTCTCGATGGACCCGGATCCAGACCGCATTTGGGTAACTTGCGATCCGAAGCTGATGACGCGCGCTATCCGCAATTTGCTCGTCAATGCCGTCGTCCACAATCCAGAGGGTACCAAGATTGCGGTTCGAATCACGCAGCTTCATGATCGGACGACGTAGATCCGGATCGAAGATAATGGGGTCGGATTCAGCGTGACACTTGGTCAAAACGATGAAGATCAAACATCCTCCGCACGTTCGAGCATGGGATTATCCATTGCCAATAAATTTATAGCAGCCCATGGCGGAAATTTAGTCGTCCACAGCAAGCCGCGCGAAGGGACAACACTTTCGATCAGGTTGCAAGCGTCTCATAATTAGTGTGAAATTGAACTTCCGTTTACTTCATGTTTACTTACACTCCTTATACTGAAGCTAAAGTTGTATAAGGAGTTGTGAACTCTATGAAACCAAAAAATTGGAGTGGGAGTGGCTTATCCCATGCAACAACGACTCGCTTGAAACTTTCGGCGTTGCGCTGGTGGAGGCGCTGGCCGGAATGGGCTCGCTTCGCAGCGATTGGTTGGACTCTCTTCTTTGGTGCGCTGGGGTTGTATTGGTCGTTAGGCGGCTCAGGTTTTCCATTAGGTTTGTTAAACGATCCTATTGCGCAATATTCGGCTTTTAGACATGCGACACCCTCGGTTGCAGGACCTATCATTACTATTCTAAGCTTCCTTGGTGCGGTAGCCCTGTTCATGTTCAAGTTCAATACGCACGGTGTAACCCGAACGATTCTGCTTCTTTATGCTTGGAGTACCGCGACGATTCTCTGTTTCACAATTCCGGATACCCGCGCTCTCATTGGAGTGGCTTATGCTCCTATTTCATTGATCTCGGCTACTTTCGGTCGGTCGCTCCACTATTTCGATTTCTTCACATGGCCGGTGATAAATCAATATATTTGCCTTGCAGGCGGTTTGCTTTGGGCAGCGACAGCGTTGTCCTTCCAACGTCAAACCCGTATCTCTTGCGCCTATTGCGGGCGTAAAAGCGATACGAGCCGTTGGATAGATTCGAGCTCCGCCATGCGCTGGGGAAGGTGGTTGACCTATGTTGCGATCCTGGCCCCTGCTTATTACGATATCACCCGCATTGCCTGGCTGCTGGGAATCCCTCTAGGGGTAACAAAGGAATTGTATCAAAGCCTTCAGGATTCAGGTGCAGATTGGGTTGGAGCGGGCCTTGCCCTGGTATCGGTTGGTGGCGCCGTTCTAACGCATGGACTTATAACACCTTGGGGGGAGACCTTCCCTCGGTGGTTTCCGTTTTGGGCCGGGAAGCGCGTCCCTATTGCACTAGCCGTCGTTCCTGCCGGGTTTGTCTCCATCCTGTTAACCGTTTCTGGCATTCAAGTCTTTATCCAATTTTCATTGAGCGGCGATTTTCAAAATTGGGGAGCATCAACGCCGCTGCTGCTTATGCCTATTTGGGGGATTGCGTTAGGGGGCGCTACAATTTTCTACTATTACCGGAGGCAGCAACACTACAGTCCTTGTTCGCAATAACCCTAATAATGACAAATTCTCGAGGTAAGCAACATTAGATATTCCCAATGATCGTTTACTGAAAAAGTATATAAAACTAGGTCATTACGGAGAAACGATAGTTCAACAATAAATAATTTTTTAACTATACATTGTGTTCAGCTTATGTTTAAAATAATGAGCAAGTGAGCTTAAAAATGATGTTTGTGATTGATGGACTTGGAGGAATAGGGAATGTCTTTTATTAAAGGAATAGAATTATGCCGTCGATTTCATATTGAAATCGTTGAGCCTGTAATGATGGACAATTACTCTTTCTTGTCCTATTCATCGGCTCTAATTGGTCCAGGTAGCGAAGTGCTTGGATATGATACGGAAATGTCGACTGATCACGATTGGGTGCCTAGGGTATATCTTTTTCTTGACCAACTAGATATCGGGTACTCAGAGCAAATACAATCAGCTCTGCACGAGCGAGCTCCGGAACAGTTCTATGGCTTCCCCGTTGATATAAGGAAGAGCGTAATTACAACGGTGCCGAGGTTCATCGAAGGTTACTTGGCAGTTAACAAAGATGAACGATTAGAACCAGTAGATTGGTTAACGTTTCCTTCACAGTCACTTCTCGAAATAACACGTGGGGAAGTTTATAGGGACGATAATGGTCAACTTTCCAAATTGCGCAAACAATTCGAATATTATCCTCACGATATTTGGTTGTACCTTATGGCATCAAGCTGGCAGCGAATCGGTCAAGAAGAACATCTGATGCTTCGTTCGGGTTTTATAGGTGACGAAATTGGCTCAGCTATTATCACTTCACGCCTTGTCCGCGACATCATAAATCTCTGCTTTTTCATGGAGCGCCAATATGCACCCTATCCAAAATGGTTTGGTACTGCATTTAAACGTTTGAAGTGTTCTGATCAACTAATGCCTCACCTTTGGACTGCTCAAACGGCAGTTACATGGAGGGAACGCGAGCATGCTTTGAATAAAGCTTACAAACATCTATCAAGTATGCACAACGGACTAGGGATCACTGAAAGGATTCCTGATGAAGTTTCATACTTTTTTGATCGTCCCTTTAAAGTAATGAACGGTGAAGAAATTGCTAGCCTCATCGCAAATCAAATTGTGGATACAGACATTCAACAGTTATCCAAAAAACGTTTGATTGGTAATATAGACCAGATTACAGACAACACAGATTTCAGAAAAATGAATAGGTGGTCTGATGGAGAAGGGGAAAGTGCAAGAAATGCTTTGAAA
The window above is part of the Paenibacillus hamazuiensis genome. Proteins encoded here:
- a CDS encoding cysteine desulfurase family protein; the encoded protein is MNIYLDHAATTPVRPEVLEAMLPYYSNIYGNASSTHGFGREARAAINASRDSIAESLGCRPGELMFTSGGTESDNTAIFGAAEALREKGRHIITSQIEHHAVLHACERLERLGYEVTYLPVNPAGLVSVEDVEQAIRPDTILITIMYVNNEVGTIQHIEAIGELARRHGVLFHTDAVQALGHVPLTLSELPVDLASFSAHKINGPKGIGALYIAPKVKISPLLYGGNQERKRRPGTENVAGIVGFAKALQIYGESMHELQQNLEKLRQVLVDGLESQLADSFVINGDPVHRSPHILNVSFPGVGTESMLMNLDLEGVAAASGSACTSGSLEVSHVLKAMRLPEEVTASAIRLSFGYGNTVEQMEEAVQKIATIVRRIRIK
- the cymR gene encoding cysteine metabolism transcriptional regulator CymR, yielding MKISTKGRYGLTIMMELATKYGEGPTSLKSIAEKHQLSEHYLEQLVAPLRNAGLVKSIRGAYGGYILSKMPEEISSGDVIRVLEGPISPVDFTEEDDPAKRNLWIRIRDSIAEVLDSTTLADLISFKDEGKQDNYMFYI
- the mnmA gene encoding tRNA 2-thiouridine(34) synthase MnmA encodes the protein MSKKARVVLGMSGGVDSSVSALLLKEQGYEVIGVFMKNWDDTDEFGHCTAEEDAEDVRRVCAQIGIPYYTVNFEKQYYDKVFAYFLDEYRKGRTPNPDVMCNREIKFGEFLQKAIELGADYLATGHYARVEQKDGVYRLLRGVDAGKDQTYFLNALNQAQLSKAMFPIGHLPKSEVRRLAAEAGLATAKKKDSTGVCFIGERNFKEFLSGYLPARSGEMRTWDGELKGRHDGLMYYTLGQRQGLGIGGSGTGEPWFVAGKDLERNILYVVQGEQHPSLYSTGLVASDLNWISGKLPEGEFKCTAKFRYRQPDQDVTVKFLGGGRCEVTFDEKQKAVTPGQSVVFYSGEECLGGAVIDTVVPLDARYALTGLAQV
- a CDS encoding hemolysin family protein, which codes for MSSDPIPTWLSISLVLLLVFLNGFFVAAEFAMVKVRQSRIDTLVQHGNVRAKFARAVISNLDAYLSACQLGITLASLGLGWLGEPAAARLLRPLLSTFGLPEPVIHTISFIIAFAFITALHITLGEQFPKTYAIRKSEQVTLLSAAPMMIFYKLMYPFIWFLNGVSNWMLRRSGIEPKEKRESAHNEEEIRILMKESNKSGLIDNTELTLVDNIFEFAETTAREIRIPRTDMICLYANLSYEENKAIAISEMHTRYPVCDPDKDNIIGFVHIKDLLKTEESFENIKSIARPIMGVPESMQISDLLKLMQKKKAQMALLIDEYGGTSGLVTFEDIIEEIVGEIQDEFDEERPQIEKREDGTYSIDGRMLIEEVNSFFQLQIESDDYDTIGGWIYSQTEIPPKKHQKIVHGQLEFIIDETDHLRISRIVVKKGEDHRISGEGIGLSS
- a CDS encoding TetR/AcrR family transcriptional regulator; the protein is MRRSKEETNETIRKLMEVARTHFTEHGYANAALESIVQEANLTRGAVYHHFRSKKELFRIVLEDVQREVAERVEREASGSEDVWQQLYLGCRAFLMAAVEERNRRIMLIDGPAILGWEVWREMDKNHSMRLLREQLEIMQRQGCFAKVPLDILTHFISGGLNETALLLANESLRQADMDETMKVVAVFLEGFKQNTSHSPDPS
- a CDS encoding ATP-binding protein, encoding MEDNGVGFSVTLGQNDEDQTSSARSSMGLSIANKFIAAHGGNLVVHSKPREGTTLSIRLQASHN
- a CDS encoding DUF4037 domain-containing protein, translating into MSFIKGIELCRRFHIEIVEPVMMDNYSFLSYSSALIGPGSEVLGYDTEMSTDHDWVPRVYLFLDQLDIGYSEQIQSALHERAPEQFYGFPVDIRKSVITTVPRFIEGYLAVNKDERLEPVDWLTFPSQSLLEITRGEVYRDDNGQLSKLRKQFEYYPHDIWLYLMASSWQRIGQEEHLMLRSGFIGDEIGSAIITSRLVRDIINLCFFMERQYAPYPKWFGTAFKRLKCSDQLMPHLWTAQTAVTWREREHALNKAYKHLSSMHNGLGITERIPDEVSYFFDRPFKVMNGEEIASLIANQIVDTDIQQLSKKRLIGNIDQITDNTDFRKMNRWSDGEGESARNALKKLFNPSLLTKKDQ